In a single window of the Anaerotruncus rubiinfantis genome:
- a CDS encoding Sapep family Mn(2+)-dependent dipeptidase: MKQFTLDEQAFLQDLAGLLRIRSVNGDCGPVSPFAPLGEGVSRAIDYMMAIGTRFGFRTKNVDGYCCWIEMGEGDEMAGILAHLDTVSVDDGWAAEPFGATLIDGCIYGRGVSDDKGPALLALYAMKAVADSGIKLTKRVRLILGGDEEGGAWRCMERYKQTEEIPACAFTPDAAYPTTYAEKGILRVRIFRTLGAGIMPLTLSCGKAINVVPAFASARTDGVLYTAEGRAAHAMEPHKGDNALLKLCRNLSENGVKHPFIDLCAMADAGSLGIDFEDEASGRLTINPSIAKVDETSAELSCDIRVPVTVGTERVLEAIARAVAPLGFSVEETSCTPPLYVKRDSDLVQKLQEVYHACTGYDDPPAMTGGGTYARAFPNAVSFGALLPGDEITYHQTNERWKLSSMQKNLTIMANAVIALAQ; this comes from the coding sequence ATGAAGCAATTCACACTTGACGAACAGGCTTTTCTGCAGGATCTGGCGGGCCTTCTGCGGATCAGGAGCGTCAACGGCGACTGCGGCCCGGTTTCCCCTTTTGCGCCGCTCGGCGAAGGGGTTTCCCGCGCCATCGATTATATGATGGCAATCGGAACCCGTTTTGGTTTCAGGACCAAAAATGTTGATGGCTACTGCTGCTGGATTGAGATGGGTGAAGGGGACGAAATGGCCGGCATTCTCGCGCATCTCGACACCGTCTCGGTCGATGACGGCTGGGCAGCCGAACCATTCGGCGCCACGCTCATTGACGGCTGCATCTACGGCCGCGGCGTGAGCGACGACAAAGGCCCGGCTCTGCTCGCGCTCTACGCAATGAAAGCGGTCGCGGACAGCGGCATAAAGCTCACAAAACGTGTCCGGCTCATCCTTGGCGGCGACGAAGAAGGCGGCGCATGGCGCTGTATGGAGCGCTATAAGCAGACCGAAGAAATCCCGGCCTGCGCCTTTACGCCCGACGCAGCCTATCCGACCACTTACGCGGAGAAAGGAATTCTGCGCGTGCGGATCTTCCGCACACTCGGCGCGGGGATCATGCCGCTTACTTTGTCCTGCGGAAAGGCGATCAACGTCGTGCCCGCGTTCGCTTCGGCGCGCACGGACGGCGTCCTCTACACCGCGGAAGGCAGGGCCGCCCATGCGATGGAACCCCATAAAGGTGACAACGCGCTCTTAAAGCTTTGTAGAAATCTTTCTGAAAACGGGGTCAAACATCCGTTTATCGATCTTTGTGCAATGGCGGACGCCGGTTCGCTCGGCATCGATTTTGAGGACGAAGCTTCCGGCAGGCTCACCATCAACCCATCGATTGCAAAGGTTGACGAAACCTCCGCCGAGCTTTCCTGCGACATCCGCGTACCGGTCACGGTGGGAACCGAACGGGTACTGGAAGCGATCGCCAGAGCGGTTGCGCCGCTCGGATTCTCTGTGGAGGAAACGAGCTGCACCCCACCGCTTTATGTAAAGCGGGATTCCGACCTCGTGCAAAAATTGCAGGAGGTCTATCACGCCTGCACCGGTTATGACGATCCGCCCGCGATGACCGGCGGCGGAACCTATGCGCGTGCCTTCCCGAATGCGGTTTCGTTCGGCGCTCTTCTGCCCGGCGACGAGATCACCTACCACCAGACCAACGAGCGATGGAAACTCTCTTCGATGCAGAAAAATCTTACGATCATGGCGAATGCCGTGATCGCTCTGGCGCAATAG
- a CDS encoding putative DNA modification/repair radical SAM protein, with protein MELMDKLEILSDAAKYDVACTSSGVDRPAQKGGIGSCVKAGICHSFAADGRCISLLKVLMTNSCIYDCRYCVNRRSNDTRRAVFSPRELAELTIQFYRRNYIEGLFLSSGVLKSPDYTCEQMILALELLRNEYRFGGYIHVKAIPGADDALITRLGMLADRMSINIELPSQKSLALLAPDKSKNSILGPMGFIRDGIKQNSTDLVRYRHAPKFAPAGQSTQMIIGATPDTDYQILNLTQGLYKKYSLKRVFFSAYMPVQADSLLPAIDTKPPLLREHRLYQADWLLRFYGFDASELLDEQHQSFNPLVDPKCNWAINHMEQFPVEVNTAPYEMLLRVPGIGVKSAQRILAARRNSALDFDGLKKIGVVLKRAQYFLLCRGKMAEGLKVTPDGVLRALISERDFERARLPEEAPQQLSLFDRSPTKEDFAQCLTGQI; from the coding sequence ATGGAGCTTATGGATAAACTGGAAATTCTGTCGGATGCGGCAAAGTATGATGTCGCATGCACCTCGAGCGGCGTTGACCGGCCTGCGCAGAAGGGCGGCATCGGCTCCTGTGTCAAGGCCGGCATCTGTCACAGCTTTGCTGCGGACGGCCGCTGCATCTCGCTGCTCAAGGTTCTGATGACCAACAGCTGCATCTATGACTGCAGATATTGCGTCAACCGCCGCTCGAACGATACACGCCGGGCGGTTTTCTCACCGCGCGAGCTTGCGGAGCTTACCATCCAGTTTTACCGCCGCAACTATATCGAAGGCCTGTTCCTATCCTCCGGCGTTCTGAAAAGCCCGGATTACACCTGTGAACAGATGATCCTTGCGCTGGAGCTTCTGCGCAATGAATACCGCTTTGGCGGTTATATCCACGTCAAGGCGATTCCCGGCGCGGATGACGCGCTCATCACCCGCCTGGGGATGCTGGCCGACCGCATGAGCATCAATATCGAGCTGCCGAGCCAGAAGAGTCTTGCGCTTCTCGCGCCGGACAAGTCGAAAAACTCGATCTTGGGCCCGATGGGTTTTATCCGCGACGGCATCAAACAGAACAGTACTGACCTCGTCCGTTACCGCCACGCGCCGAAGTTCGCGCCTGCCGGTCAGAGCACCCAGATGATTATCGGAGCGACTCCGGATACCGACTACCAGATTTTGAACCTTACCCAGGGGCTTTACAAGAAATACAGCCTCAAGCGGGTGTTCTTTTCGGCCTATATGCCAGTGCAGGCGGACAGCCTTCTGCCCGCGATCGATACAAAACCGCCGCTTCTGCGGGAACATCGGCTCTATCAGGCCGACTGGCTGCTGCGCTTCTATGGGTTCGACGCGTCTGAACTGCTCGATGAGCAGCATCAGAGCTTTAATCCCCTGGTAGACCCGAAATGCAACTGGGCGATCAACCATATGGAACAGTTCCCGGTGGAGGTGAATACCGCGCCGTACGAAATGCTGCTGCGGGTCCCGGGCATCGGCGTGAAGAGCGCCCAACGGATTCTCGCGGCGCGCCGGAACAGCGCGCTCGATTTCGACGGGCTCAAAAAAATCGGCGTGGTATTAAAACGCGCGCAGTATTTCCTGCTCTGCCGCGGGAAGATGGCTGAGGGGCTCAAGGTCACGCCTGACGGGGTTTTGCGGGCGCTCATCTCCGAACGTGACTTCGAGCGTGCCCGTTTGCCGGAGGAAGCCCCGCAGCAGCTTTCGCTTTTTGACCGCAGCCCGACGAAGGAGGATTTTGCCCAATGCCTGACCGGACAGATTTAG
- a CDS encoding TIGR03915 family putative DNA repair protein, whose amino-acid sequence MPDRTDLAYSFDGTFAGVLCCIFDSYTRHEIPAAILLDGEPSLYPVHSVMTDQAHAARVWKSLLKIGGEVPWWTSDAWLSGADGREEAICAFVRRAYQCGVRVTGMYADPAVDRIFKLSRAVRNEAHYYKEFLRFSDYNGALVSEIEPKAMVLPHIRRHYAERLPEETFLIFDRTHGQALFYRPYEAVIQEVEDLELPPADETEQAFRKLWRHYYDTIGVEGRYNPECRRNHMPKHFWKHMTEMYDKRGLPESPRAPRPLEGTMLRGLPEKGRAK is encoded by the coding sequence ATGCCTGACCGGACAGATTTAGCTTACAGCTTTGACGGAACCTTTGCCGGGGTTCTGTGCTGTATCTTCGACAGCTACACCCGCCATGAAATCCCGGCGGCAATCCTGCTGGACGGCGAGCCTTCCCTCTACCCGGTGCATTCGGTCATGACCGACCAGGCGCATGCCGCGCGGGTCTGGAAATCGCTTCTCAAGATCGGCGGGGAGGTGCCGTGGTGGACGTCCGACGCTTGGCTTTCCGGCGCGGACGGACGGGAAGAGGCGATCTGCGCTTTCGTACGCCGCGCCTATCAGTGCGGCGTACGGGTGACCGGTATGTACGCCGACCCGGCGGTGGACCGGATTTTTAAGCTTTCACGTGCGGTGCGCAACGAAGCGCATTATTATAAAGAATTCCTGCGCTTTTCGGATTATAACGGGGCGCTGGTGTCGGAAATCGAACCGAAGGCGATGGTGCTGCCGCATATCCGGCGGCACTATGCTGAGCGCCTGCCGGAAGAGACCTTCCTTATCTTCGACCGAACGCACGGACAGGCGCTGTTTTATCGTCCCTATGAGGCTGTGATCCAAGAAGTGGAGGATCTGGAGCTTCCGCCCGCAGACGAAACTGAACAGGCATTCCGAAAACTCTGGAGGCATTATTATGACACCATCGGCGTCGAAGGCCGTTATAATCCCGAATGCCGCCGCAACCACATGCCAAAGCATTTCTGGAAACACATGACCGAGATGTACGACAAGCGAGGGCTGCCGGAAAGTCCGCGCGCACCAAGGCCGCTGGAAGGGACAATGCTGCGCGGGCTTCCAGAGAAAGGGCGGGCCAAATGA
- a CDS encoding FeoA family protein, with translation MNQDMIPLSAVPEGSVAKVINLFTTGSMRRRLQDIGLIEGTDVECLQKSPSGDPVAYYIRGAVIALRSEDSRNILVQYH, from the coding sequence ATGAATCAAGATATGATACCGCTGAGTGCTGTCCCAGAAGGCAGCGTGGCAAAAGTGATCAATCTTTTTACAACAGGAAGCATGCGCCGCCGCCTGCAGGATATCGGCCTGATTGAGGGAACGGATGTGGAATGCCTGCAGAAAAGCCCCTCGGGCGACCCAGTCGCATATTACATTCGCGGGGCTGTGATTGCGCTGCGTTCGGAGGATTCCAGAAACATATTGGTTCAGTATCACTAA
- a CDS encoding tyrosine-type recombinase/integrase, producing MGSYLKKDMIQAYGKALAAEERSQGTIEKYLRDVEGFASWLNNQELNKESAASWKEHLLAAGYMPVTINSMLSAVNGFLRFIGREDCRVRFLRIQRHLFRDPARDLSRNDYERLLQAAKAHGNFRLHLLMETICATGIRVSELKYITLEAVRTGRAQISLKGKIRTILLPGKLCRKLQKYAQKNKIASGELFLTRSGRGISRRQVWYEMKQLCRHAGIEASKVFPHNLRHLFATAFYKVCRDIAKLADILGHSSIETTRIYLISTGAEHVKQLEQLGLVH from the coding sequence ATGGGCAGTTATTTAAAAAAAGATATGATCCAGGCGTATGGAAAGGCCTTGGCAGCGGAAGAGCGCAGCCAAGGCACCATCGAGAAATATCTGCGGGACGTGGAAGGGTTTGCTTCCTGGCTGAATAACCAAGAACTCAATAAGGAATCGGCAGCAAGCTGGAAGGAGCACCTGCTTGCCGCAGGATATATGCCGGTCACCATCAACTCGATGCTCTCTGCGGTCAATGGATTTCTGCGCTTCATCGGACGGGAGGATTGCCGCGTCAGGTTTCTGCGGATTCAGCGCCATCTGTTTCGCGACCCGGCACGTGACCTGAGCCGGAATGACTATGAACGCTTGCTGCAGGCCGCCAAAGCGCATGGAAATTTCCGTCTGCATCTGCTCATGGAGACGATCTGCGCCACCGGTATTCGGGTGAGCGAATTGAAGTATATCACACTAGAAGCGGTCCGCACTGGCCGGGCGCAGATCTCCCTCAAGGGAAAAATCCGCACCATTCTGCTGCCAGGAAAGCTCTGCCGCAAGCTGCAAAAATATGCGCAAAAAAATAAAATCGCCTCCGGTGAGCTCTTTCTCACCAGAAGCGGAAGGGGAATTTCCAGAAGACAGGTTTGGTATGAGATGAAACAGCTGTGCAGGCACGCAGGAATTGAAGCCAGCAAGGTATTCCCACACAATCTCAGGCATCTTTTCGCCACAGCATTTTATAAAGTGTGCAGAGATATCGCTAAACTCGCGGATATACTGGGACACTCCAGTATTGAAACCACCCGGATTTATCTGATTTCCACCGGCGCGGAACATGTGAAACAGCTGGAGCAGCTCGGATTGGTTCATTAA
- a CDS encoding zinc-ribbon domain-containing protein, which produces MFWRRVGTHEADPGKPHSGRIQNVGSGEERTRRAEKESSDKSFLICTNCGAKLKRDTNSADGTVPGFNLRGGILMAFCGKCGTKFEDGARFCPSCGAPSASAAPRQAAATAAHAPPPRQAAATAAHAPPQAAPAAHQQPAAPGSPMQADLQDAQDNKVMAVLAYIIFLIPLFAAKDSKFARFHTNQGIILVIGAIIYGVLFSVLSGILFAISWQLGLAVTGILGLVGWVFTVFAIIGIVHACKGEMKPLPLIGGIKILK; this is translated from the coding sequence ATCTTCTGGAGACGCGTCGGAACACATGAAGCTGATCCAGGCAAACCTCACAGCGGCCGAATTCAAAACGTCGGCAGCGGAGAAGAAAGAACGAGACGCGCCGAAAAAGAATCATCGGATAAAAGCTTTTTGATCTGTACAAATTGCGGAGCCAAGCTGAAGCGGGACACTAATTCTGCGGACGGTACGGTTCCCGGTTTTAATTTGAGAGGAGGAATTCTAATGGCATTCTGTGGAAAATGCGGTACAAAATTTGAAGACGGGGCACGCTTTTGCCCCTCCTGCGGGGCGCCCTCTGCAAGCGCCGCTCCTAGGCAGGCGGCAGCCACCGCTGCCCACGCTCCCCCTCCTAGGCAGGCGGCAGCCACCGCTGCCCACGCTCCCCCGCAGGCGGCGCCTGCGGCACACCAGCAGCCGGCCGCACCTGGTTCGCCCATGCAGGCCGACCTGCAGGACGCGCAGGACAACAAGGTCATGGCGGTGCTGGCCTACATCATTTTCCTGATTCCGCTCTTCGCGGCAAAAGATTCAAAATTCGCGCGGTTTCATACCAACCAGGGCATCATCCTGGTGATCGGGGCGATCATCTATGGAGTCCTGTTCAGCGTCCTCAGCGGCATCCTGTTTGCTATCTCATGGCAGCTTGGACTGGCCGTGACCGGTATCCTGGGGCTGGTTGGATGGGTGTTCACCGTATTTGCAATCATCGGCATCGTCCACGCCTGTAAAGGCGAGATGAAACCCCTGCCGCTTATTGGCGGAATCAAAATTCTGAAATAA
- a CDS encoding zinc ribbon domain-containing protein → MTAKQIFSKTMPFVWAKLLLGLATVLISVVLFAVLMGIGWLFGENGMLISFIIWISATGFIRFAIMHYMGYLVKAGHIAVISETIATGRVPDNQVAYGKAKVIERFATSNVYFLIDKLVSGAVKQLQNSLQKVGNALDFIPGMQAVTGMGKFFIEISLGYIDECCLGWTFYQTEQGAFKSAADGVVIYAQNWKHLLKSAAKTMLMVVLLTGAIIIGVFVVLGLLFKLLGWSPLAAFLLACFVAFTIKFAFVDSWIMIKMMVSYMEVAPSTRITFDLYSKLCGLSGKFKELFQKGKEEDGPQPAYATAGAGGAPAAAPAMRTPAVSAASTPATAAAGGTKTLFCGQCGTRNDSGTKFCGSCGAKL, encoded by the coding sequence ATGACCGCAAAACAAATCTTCTCCAAAACCATGCCCTTCGTCTGGGCAAAGCTGCTGCTGGGGCTCGCAACGGTTCTGATCTCTGTAGTGCTGTTCGCTGTCCTCATGGGAATCGGTTGGCTCTTCGGTGAAAACGGCATGCTGATCAGCTTCATCATCTGGATCAGCGCCACTGGCTTTATACGCTTTGCCATCATGCACTATATGGGATACCTCGTCAAGGCCGGGCATATCGCGGTCATCAGTGAAACAATTGCAACCGGCCGCGTACCGGACAATCAGGTGGCATACGGCAAAGCCAAAGTCATCGAACGCTTTGCCACCTCGAACGTCTATTTTCTCATCGATAAACTTGTGTCCGGCGCGGTCAAACAGCTTCAGAATTCCCTGCAGAAGGTAGGCAACGCGCTCGATTTCATTCCTGGTATGCAGGCAGTCACCGGAATGGGCAAATTCTTCATTGAAATCTCGCTTGGTTACATCGACGAATGCTGTCTCGGCTGGACCTTCTATCAAACGGAGCAGGGCGCCTTCAAAAGCGCGGCGGACGGCGTTGTAATCTATGCGCAGAACTGGAAACACCTTTTGAAAAGCGCGGCAAAAACAATGCTCATGGTCGTTTTGCTCACTGGCGCTATCATCATCGGGGTGTTCGTCGTACTGGGACTGTTATTCAAGCTTCTGGGCTGGAGCCCGCTGGCGGCGTTCCTGTTGGCCTGCTTCGTCGCTTTCACCATCAAATTCGCGTTTGTCGACAGCTGGATCATGATCAAGATGATGGTCTCCTATATGGAGGTTGCGCCTTCCACCCGGATCACCTTCGATCTTTACAGCAAGCTCTGCGGCCTGTCCGGCAAATTTAAGGAGCTGTTCCAGAAAGGCAAGGAGGAAGACGGCCCGCAGCCGGCTTACGCTACGGCAGGTGCCGGCGGTGCCCCCGCCGCAGCCCCTGCCATGAGAACCCCTGCTGTCTCGGCGGCATCGACGCCAGCGACAGCCGCAGCGGGAGGAACAAAAACGCTGTTCTGCGGCCAATGCGGCACGCGAAACGATTCCGGTACCAAGTTCTGCGGTTCCTGCGGTGCAAAGCTTTAA
- a CDS encoding zinc ribbon domain-containing protein produces MAFFDKLGDLAKNIGDKTSDAIETNKLNSKINTESAAAGEELKKIGAYYYELFATDGAAAPEVLEFCQNAKAHYDASAQAQAEIDRIKAENEAAQAAADPIPASTDDSGEPICPACGTVNTPGTRFCCECGGKLESPAPPEPSRDVCSACGAANAPGTRFCCECGGKLESPAPPEPSKDICPACGAANSPDTRFCCECGSKLEVPERRICPNCGTAAEQGIKFCNECGTKIG; encoded by the coding sequence ATGGCATTTTTCGACAAATTGGGGGATCTGGCAAAGAATATCGGGGATAAGACTTCAGACGCAATTGAAACCAATAAGCTGAACAGCAAAATTAACACGGAAAGCGCCGCAGCGGGTGAAGAATTAAAAAAAATAGGCGCGTATTATTATGAGCTCTTTGCAACGGACGGCGCTGCGGCACCGGAGGTGCTGGAATTCTGTCAAAACGCCAAGGCTCATTACGATGCATCAGCACAGGCACAAGCGGAAATCGACCGCATCAAAGCGGAAAATGAAGCGGCACAGGCTGCTGCAGATCCCATTCCCGCCTCCACTGATGATTCCGGCGAACCGATCTGCCCTGCCTGCGGAACGGTCAACACCCCCGGTACCAGATTCTGCTGCGAATGCGGCGGCAAGTTGGAATCCCCAGCTCCCCCGGAACCCTCCCGAGACGTCTGCTCCGCATGCGGAGCGGCCAATGCCCCCGGTACCAGATTCTGCTGCGAATGCGGCGGCAAGTTGGAATCCCCAGCTCCCCCGGAACCTTCCAAAGACATCTGCCCCGCATGCGGAGCGGCCAACTCCCCCGATACCAGATTCTGCTGCGAATGCGGTTCCAAGCTGGAAGTTCCAGAACGGCGGATCTGTCCAAACTGCGGCACCGCAGCTGAACAGGGCATAAAGTTCTGCAACGAATGTGGAACTAAAATCGGATAA